From a region of the Enterobacter cancerogenus genome:
- the flhA gene encoding flagellar biosynthesis protein FlhA, producing the protein MANLVAMLRLPGNLKSTQWQILAGPILILLILSMMVLPLPAFILDLLFTFNIALSIMVLLVAMFTQRTLEFAAFPTILLFTTLLRLALNVASTRIILMEGHTGAAAAGKVVEAFGHFLVGGNFAIGIVVFVILVIINFMVITKGAGRIAEVGARFVLDGMPGKQMAIDADLNAGLIAEDEAKKRRSEVTQEADFYGSMDGASKFVRGDAIAGILIMVINVVGGLLVGVLQHGMDMGHAAESYTLLTIGDGLVAQIPALVISTAAGVIVTRVSTDQDVGEQMVGQLFSNPRVMLLAAAVLGLLGLVPGMPNLVFLLFTAALLGLAWWMRGREMTPAAEPAPVKMPENTQAVEATWNDVQLEDSLGMEVGYRLIPMVDFQQDGELLGRIRSIRKKFAQDMGFLPPVVHIRDNMDLPPARYRILMKGVEIGSGDAYPGRWLAINPGTAAGTLPGEQTIDPAFGLAAIWIESALKEQAQIQGYTVVEASTVVATHLNHLIGQFSAELFGRQEAQQLLDRVTQEMPKLTEDLVPGVLTLTTLHKVLQNLLDEKVPIRDMRTILETLAEHAPLQSDPHELTAVVRVALGRAITQQWFPGTGEVQVIGLDTPLERLLLQALQGGGGLEPGLADRLLAQTQEALARQEMLGAPPVLLVNHALRPLLSRFLRRSLNQLVVLSNLELSDNRHIRMTATIGGN; encoded by the coding sequence ATGGCTAATCTGGTGGCAATGTTGCGCCTGCCCGGCAACCTGAAATCGACCCAATGGCAGATCCTTGCCGGACCGATTCTGATCCTGCTAATTCTGTCGATGATGGTGCTGCCGCTGCCGGCATTCATCCTCGATCTGCTGTTCACATTCAACATTGCGTTGTCCATCATGGTGCTGCTGGTGGCGATGTTCACCCAGCGCACCCTGGAGTTCGCGGCGTTCCCGACCATTCTGCTGTTTACCACGCTGCTGCGCCTGGCGCTGAACGTGGCATCCACCCGTATTATCCTGATGGAAGGGCATACCGGCGCGGCGGCGGCGGGTAAGGTTGTTGAGGCGTTCGGCCACTTCCTCGTGGGCGGCAATTTCGCCATCGGTATTGTGGTGTTCGTCATTCTGGTGATCATCAACTTTATGGTCATCACCAAAGGTGCCGGGCGTATCGCAGAAGTGGGCGCGCGTTTCGTCCTGGACGGGATGCCGGGCAAACAGATGGCGATCGATGCCGACCTGAACGCCGGACTGATCGCCGAAGATGAGGCCAAAAAGCGCCGCTCGGAGGTGACGCAGGAGGCGGACTTCTACGGCTCGATGGACGGTGCGAGTAAGTTCGTGCGCGGAGATGCCATCGCCGGCATCCTGATCATGGTGATTAACGTCGTGGGCGGCCTGCTGGTGGGCGTTTTGCAGCACGGCATGGACATGGGCCACGCGGCAGAAAGCTACACGCTGCTGACCATCGGTGACGGCCTGGTTGCGCAGATCCCGGCGCTGGTGATCTCAACGGCAGCGGGCGTTATCGTCACTCGCGTCAGCACCGATCAGGACGTGGGCGAGCAGATGGTGGGGCAGTTGTTCAGCAACCCGCGCGTAATGCTGCTGGCTGCTGCGGTACTGGGCCTCCTGGGCCTGGTGCCGGGAATGCCGAACCTGGTGTTCCTGCTGTTTACCGCCGCGCTGCTGGGCCTGGCCTGGTGGATGCGCGGGCGTGAAATGACGCCTGCCGCCGAACCTGCGCCGGTCAAAATGCCGGAAAACACGCAGGCGGTGGAGGCAACCTGGAACGACGTGCAGCTGGAAGATTCGCTGGGCATGGAGGTGGGTTATCGCCTGATCCCTATGGTCGATTTCCAGCAGGACGGCGAGCTGCTGGGCCGCATTCGCAGTATTCGTAAGAAATTCGCTCAGGACATGGGCTTCCTGCCGCCGGTTGTTCATATTCGTGACAACATGGATCTTCCGCCTGCGCGCTATCGCATCCTGATGAAAGGGGTGGAGATTGGCAGCGGGGATGCCTACCCTGGCCGCTGGCTGGCGATCAACCCCGGCACGGCGGCGGGCACGCTGCCCGGAGAGCAGACTATCGACCCGGCCTTCGGGCTGGCGGCAATCTGGATCGAGAGCGCGCTGAAAGAGCAGGCGCAGATCCAGGGCTACACGGTGGTGGAAGCCAGTACCGTGGTGGCGACCCACCTTAACCATCTTATCGGCCAGTTCTCCGCCGAACTGTTTGGCCGTCAGGAGGCGCAGCAGCTGCTGGATCGCGTTACCCAGGAGATGCCGAAGCTGACCGAAGACCTGGTGCCTGGCGTGCTGACGCTGACAACCCTGCACAAGGTGCTGCAAAACCTGCTCGACGAAAAGGTGCCGATCCGCGACATGCGTACCATTCTGGAAACCCTGGCCGAGCATGCGCCGCTTCAGAGCGACCCGCACGAGCTGACGGCAGTGGTGCGTGTGGCGCTGGGCCGCGCGATTACCCAGCAGTGGTTCCCGGGTACCGGTGAAGTGCAGGTTATCGGCCTCGATACGCCGCTTGAACGTCTGCTGCTGCAGGCCCTGCAGGGCGGTGGCGGGCTGGAGCCGGGTCTCGCCGACCGTCTGCTGGCCCAGACGCAGGAGGCGCTGGCGCGCCAGGAGATGCTGGGTGCGCCGCCGGTTCTGCTGGTTAACCACGCGCTGCGTCCGCTGCTGTCTCGCTTCCTGCGTCGTAGCCTGAATCAGCTGGTCGTGCTGTCAAACCTTGAGCTGTCGGATAATCGCCATATTCGCATGACGGCGACCATAGGAGGGAACTGA
- the flhE gene encoding flagellar protein FlhE, which produces MGKWLWIMLFPLVAQAAGEGSWQASSVGVTLNHRGEAMSSRPLAPPEPASGLMTLVVWDYTLIGPTPAGLRVRLCSQTRCTEIDGENGTTQAFNGVPAVEPLRFIWEVPGGGRLIPALKVQRTSVIVNYR; this is translated from the coding sequence ATGGGTAAGTGGCTATGGATCATGCTTTTCCCGCTGGTGGCGCAGGCCGCTGGCGAAGGGTCGTGGCAGGCCAGCAGCGTTGGCGTGACGCTGAACCATCGCGGGGAGGCGATGTCCTCACGTCCGCTGGCACCCCCTGAACCGGCCTCCGGCCTGATGACCCTGGTGGTGTGGGATTACACGCTGATCGGCCCAACGCCTGCCGGGCTGCGGGTGCGTCTGTGCTCCCAGACGCGCTGTACCGAAATCGACGGTGAAAATGGCACGACCCAGGCGTTCAACGGCGTACCGGCGGTGGAACCATTACGCTTTATCTGGGAAGTGCCGGGCGGTGGGCGTTTGATCCCGGCGCTGAAGGTTCAGCGTACGTCCGTCATCGTTAACTACCGCTAA